One genomic region from Shewanella aestuarii encodes:
- the gap gene encoding type I glyceraldehyde-3-phosphate dehydrogenase translates to MTIRVAINGYGRIGRNVLRALYESEKDYPIEIVALNDLGDASINAHLTKYDSVHGRFNAKVDHDDEAIYVNGDKILTFQERDPAKLPWAELNVDVVYECTGIFTSKESVQPHLNAGAKKVIISAPGKNVDATVVYGVNQDVLTKDMTVISNASCTTNCLAPFAKPLSDAVGIESGLMTTIHAYTNDQRLSDVYHTDLRRARAAAMSMIPTKTGAAAAVGLVVPELQGKFDGLAVRVPTVNVSLVDLTFLASRDTTAEEINQIVADAAKASPLCEVLAINEEPLVSIDFNHNPFSSNFDATQTRVNGRLVKVMAWYDNEWGFSNRMLDNTVALMNAK, encoded by the coding sequence ATGACTATCCGTGTTGCAATTAACGGCTATGGCCGTATCGGTAGAAATGTGTTACGCGCTTTATATGAAAGCGAAAAAGATTACCCAATCGAAATCGTAGCCTTAAACGATTTAGGTGACGCGTCAATTAACGCCCATCTAACCAAGTACGATTCTGTACATGGTCGTTTTAACGCTAAAGTTGATCATGATGATGAAGCAATTTACGTTAATGGTGACAAGATTTTAACTTTCCAAGAACGTGATCCTGCTAAGCTTCCATGGGCTGAACTAAATGTTGATGTTGTTTACGAATGTACCGGCATCTTCACTTCTAAAGAGTCTGTTCAACCACATTTGAACGCTGGCGCAAAAAAAGTAATTATTTCTGCACCAGGTAAAAATGTTGATGCGACGGTAGTTTATGGTGTTAATCAAGATGTACTAACCAAAGATATGACGGTTATTTCAAATGCATCATGTACTACTAACTGTTTAGCGCCATTTGCAAAACCGTTAAGTGATGCCGTTGGTATTGAATCAGGTTTAATGACAACTATTCATGCTTACACTAATGACCAACGTTTATCAGATGTATACCACACTGATTTACGTCGTGCTCGTGCAGCAGCAATGTCGATGATCCCAACTAAAACCGGTGCTGCTGCAGCAGTAGGTTTAGTGGTACCTGAATTACAAGGTAAATTTGACGGTTTAGCAGTACGTGTACCAACGGTAAACGTGTCTTTAGTTGATTTAACCTTCTTAGCATCACGTGATACTACTGCAGAAGAAATTAATCAAATCGTTGCTGATGCAGCTAAAGCTTCTCCATTATGTGAAGTATTAGCGATTAACGAAGAACCGTTAGTGTCTATCGATTTCAACCACAACCCATTCTCTTCAAACTTCGATGCGACACAAACACGTGTTAATGGTCGTTTGGTTAAAGTAATGGCATGGTATGACAACGAATGGGGTTTCAGTAACCGCATGTTAGATAACACAGTTGCATTAATGAACGCTAAGTAA
- a CDS encoding DUF2989 domain-containing protein: MNRNLVIITSFTFIGAFFGLFGCENDRNSDVICKNNPELCADLHRDSWCRFEKADLILHRLQLKNTESPSGKQLFQHLIYLENYSQCVELAAGVQHVLNTQRTSDRQRAYAVSTQNLSELQEFTKNNNDVYLAYYRWIRFNDQASLQIVIDQYKAGMIYDIDILAQLGAHYIRISPNEAKHIYRYLFDTVDTEQFNPDWLLAIASLYQQEQNFEYVYIFTKAYSLIGDEKLDSSQLLSLIGTNMSLATSLDSQASALIDDIRGNRFSNSESAVLLEDKKN; encoded by the coding sequence TTGAACCGAAATCTAGTAATAATTACATCATTTACTTTTATTGGTGCTTTTTTTGGCCTTTTTGGCTGTGAAAATGACCGAAATAGCGACGTTATTTGTAAAAATAATCCTGAACTTTGTGCAGATTTGCATCGAGATAGTTGGTGTAGATTTGAAAAAGCAGATTTAATTCTGCACCGTTTACAATTAAAAAATACCGAAAGTCCATCAGGTAAGCAGTTATTCCAGCACCTTATCTACCTTGAAAACTACAGCCAATGTGTTGAGCTAGCGGCAGGTGTTCAACATGTTTTGAATACCCAGCGTACCAGTGATAGACAAAGAGCTTATGCAGTTAGTACTCAAAACCTATCTGAGTTGCAAGAGTTTACTAAAAACAATAATGATGTATATCTAGCCTATTACCGTTGGATCCGCTTTAATGATCAAGCGTCATTACAAATTGTGATTGACCAATACAAAGCTGGCATGATTTATGATATCGATATTTTGGCACAGCTTGGTGCGCACTACATACGCATCTCGCCAAATGAAGCTAAACATATCTATCGATACTTGTTTGATACCGTAGATACCGAACAATTTAATCCAGATTGGTTACTGGCTATTGCTTCGCTTTATCAACAAGAACAAAACTTTGAATATGTTTACATTTTTACCAAAGCTTATAGCTTGATTGGTGATGAAAAGCTGGATAGTTCTCAACTTCTGAGTTTAATTGGCACAAATATGTCACTTGCCACCTCATTAGATAGTCAGGCTTCTGCTTTAATTGATGACATCCGTGGTAACCGATTTTCTAATAGTGAAAGTGCTGTTTTGCTAGAAGATAAAAAGAATTGA
- a CDS encoding glyceraldehyde-3-phosphate dehydrogenase, which yields MSADKHLQSWQERFEMAEAMQPLLGKLYRNQGVEVVVYGKPLLNASTIEIIKSHRLVRRHVGEKLRLRESFPFVQALSKLAVKHCKVDIGKLAINYWRDHSDGSQIEAYMAAELSLGINHGDDTPARDVVLYGFGRIGRLLARLLIERTGKSNKLCLRAIVLRGGKKGDLEKRASLLRRDSVHGPFNGSVEVDEENNAIIANGTYIQVIYANSPDQVDYTKYGIKDALVVDNTGIWKDEAGLGLHLKSPGASKVLLTAPAKGAIKNIVYGVNENDILAEDVIVSAASCTTNAITPVLKAVNDKYGIENGHVETIHSYTNDQNLIDNYHSADRRGRSAPLNMVITETGAAKAVSKALPVLEGKLTGNAIRVPTPNVSMAIISVNLNSETNRDELNEYLKDIALLSNLQNQIDFTESTEIVSSDLVGSRYAGVVDSQATIAQGKRAILYVWYDNEFGYSCQVVGVMQKMLGLTTLSLPQS from the coding sequence ATGAGCGCAGATAAACATCTACAAAGTTGGCAAGAACGTTTTGAAATGGCCGAAGCAATGCAACCATTGCTGGGGAAACTCTACCGTAACCAAGGTGTTGAAGTGGTAGTTTACGGGAAGCCATTATTAAACGCATCGACGATTGAAATCATTAAATCACATAGATTGGTACGTCGTCATGTAGGTGAAAAATTACGTTTACGTGAAAGTTTCCCGTTCGTTCAAGCACTTAGTAAACTTGCCGTGAAGCATTGTAAAGTTGATATCGGTAAGTTAGCAATCAATTATTGGCGTGATCATAGCGATGGTTCGCAAATTGAAGCTTACATGGCTGCTGAATTATCTTTAGGTATTAACCATGGTGATGATACACCAGCCCGAGATGTGGTGCTTTACGGTTTTGGTCGTATTGGTCGTCTTTTAGCCCGTTTGTTAATTGAACGTACCGGTAAAAGTAATAAATTATGTTTACGCGCTATCGTGTTACGTGGCGGCAAGAAAGGCGATTTAGAAAAACGCGCCAGCTTATTGCGTCGAGATTCAGTTCATGGACCATTCAATGGTTCTGTGGAAGTAGATGAAGAAAATAACGCTATCATTGCAAACGGTACTTACATTCAAGTGATTTATGCTAATTCACCTGATCAAGTTGATTACACCAAATACGGTATCAAAGATGCTTTAGTTGTTGATAATACTGGCATTTGGAAGGATGAGGCCGGTTTAGGCTTGCACCTAAAGAGCCCAGGCGCATCCAAAGTATTACTCACAGCACCTGCAAAAGGTGCAATTAAGAATATTGTGTACGGTGTAAATGAAAACGACATTTTAGCTGAAGATGTAATTGTGTCTGCAGCAAGTTGTACGACTAATGCTATTACGCCGGTTTTAAAAGCAGTAAACGATAAATATGGTATTGAAAATGGTCATGTCGAAACCATTCACTCTTATACTAATGACCAAAATCTAATCGATAACTATCATAGTGCCGACCGTCGTGGTCGAAGTGCGCCATTAAACATGGTGATTACCGAGACTGGGGCAGCCAAGGCGGTATCTAAAGCATTACCTGTGTTAGAGGGTAAGCTAACCGGAAATGCTATCCGCGTTCCAACACCAAATGTGTCAATGGCGATCATTAGTGTGAATTTAAATTCTGAAACAAATCGTGATGAGTTAAATGAATATTTAAAAGACATCGCATTGTTATCTAATTTACAAAATCAAATTGATTTTACTGAATCAACAGAAATTGTATCAAGTGATTTAGTTGGCTCTCGTTATGCAGGTGTTGTTGATTCGCAAGCGACTATTGCACAGGGCAAGCGTGCCATTTTATATGTATGGTATGACAACGAGTTTGGCTATAGCTGCCAGGTAGTTGGCGTGATGCAAAAAATGCTTGGTTTAACGACTTTATCTTTACCACAAAGTTAA
- a CDS encoding ABC-F family ATPase: MISTANITMQFGPEPLFENISAQFGHGNRYGLIGANGCGKSTFMKILSGELAPTSGNVSISPGLKVGTLSQDQFAFEQYSVVDAVIMGDVKLWKVKQERDFIYSKADMTDEDGMRVGDLESQFAEMDGYTAESRAGEILLEAGIEESFHFGLMQQVAPGWKLRVLLAQALFANPDILLLDEPTNNLDIHTISWLATELNKRKCTMIIISHDRHFLNSVCTHMADIDYGELRIYPGNYEYFLAQSSLLREQLLAGNAKKSAEIDELQDFVNRFGANASKAKQASSRAKKMDKIKLDEVKSSSRLSPSIRFTESKKLHRQALVIEELGHGFDEVLFEHGNLILEAGSKLAIIGENGVGKTTLLRCLVNEIPHNQGRIKWSENAAIGYCPQDSSADFDNDMSLFDWMSLWRTPKHNDLMVRGMLGRLLFTEDDANKKVRNCSGGEKNRLLFGKLMMMDINVLVMDEPTNHMDMEAIEALNQALKLFEGTLIFVSHDREFVSSLATRIIDVKDNKLINFQGTFDEYLASQNPLTS, translated from the coding sequence TTGATTTCTACCGCAAATATTACTATGCAATTTGGTCCTGAACCATTGTTTGAAAACATCTCTGCTCAGTTTGGACACGGCAATCGATATGGCTTAATCGGTGCCAATGGATGTGGAAAATCCACTTTCATGAAAATCCTCAGTGGCGAACTCGCACCAACCTCAGGTAATGTTTCCATTTCACCGGGTTTAAAAGTGGGCACACTTAGCCAAGACCAATTTGCTTTTGAACAATATAGTGTTGTTGATGCGGTGATCATGGGTGATGTTAAGCTTTGGAAAGTAAAACAAGAGCGCGATTTCATCTATAGCAAAGCTGATATGACAGACGAAGACGGCATGCGTGTTGGCGATCTTGAAAGTCAGTTTGCCGAAATGGATGGATACACAGCCGAAAGTCGTGCAGGTGAAATATTATTAGAAGCAGGTATTGAAGAGTCATTTCATTTTGGGTTAATGCAACAGGTTGCGCCGGGCTGGAAATTACGTGTATTACTCGCACAAGCCCTATTTGCTAACCCTGATATATTACTATTAGATGAACCGACCAACAACTTAGACATTCATACAATTAGTTGGCTAGCCACAGAGCTCAATAAACGTAAATGCACCATGATCATTATTTCACATGACCGCCATTTCTTAAACTCGGTCTGTACTCATATGGCTGATATTGATTATGGCGAGCTACGGATCTATCCCGGTAACTATGAATACTTCCTAGCGCAATCAAGTTTGTTGCGTGAGCAACTGCTTGCGGGTAATGCGAAAAAAAGCGCTGAAATTGATGAGTTACAAGATTTTGTTAACCGTTTTGGAGCCAATGCATCTAAGGCAAAACAAGCCAGCTCTCGCGCAAAAAAAATGGATAAAATTAAATTAGATGAAGTTAAATCATCAAGTCGCTTAAGCCCCTCGATTCGCTTTACTGAAAGTAAAAAACTTCACCGCCAAGCTCTGGTTATAGAAGAATTAGGTCATGGTTTTGATGAAGTATTATTTGAACATGGCAACCTCATTTTGGAAGCAGGCTCAAAGCTTGCCATTATTGGGGAGAACGGCGTTGGTAAAACCACCCTGCTTCGCTGTTTAGTGAACGAAATACCTCATAATCAAGGCCGTATTAAGTGGTCTGAAAATGCAGCGATTGGTTATTGCCCACAAGACAGTAGCGCTGATTTCGACAATGACATGAGTCTATTTGATTGGATGTCATTATGGCGCACACCCAAGCATAACGACTTAATGGTGCGCGGTATGCTAGGACGTTTGTTATTTACCGAGGATGATGCCAACAAAAAAGTTCGCAATTGCTCAGGTGGTGAAAAGAACCGCCTATTATTTGGCAAACTTATGATGATGGACATTAACGTGCTTGTCATGGATGAGCCAACAAACCACATGGATATGGAAGCGATTGAAGCCCTCAATCAGGCGTTAAAACTGTTTGAAGGAACCTTGATATTTGTCAGTCACGATAGAGAATTTGTTTCATCACTAGCCACGCGTATTATTGACGTTAAAGATAACAAATTAATCAATTTCCAAGGTACATTTGATGAATACCTTGCTAGCCAAAATCCGCTTACAAGTTAA
- the can gene encoding carbonate dehydratase: protein MKLLKPLFDNNRNWAARISKEDPHFFEKLAKQQNPEYLWIGCSDSRVPSNQIIDLLPGEVFVHRNIANMVIHTDLNCLSVLQYAVEVLKVKHIMVVGHYGCGGVRAAMGTKRLGLIDNWLGHLRDIYRLHNEELDSLDDVKRFNRLCELNVIEQVANVTSTTIVQEAWERGQNVSVHGWIYGIDNGLLTDLDVTIDRETAINATK from the coding sequence ATGAAACTGCTTAAACCGCTTTTCGACAATAACCGGAACTGGGCCGCAAGGATCAGTAAAGAAGACCCGCATTTTTTTGAAAAACTCGCAAAACAACAAAACCCTGAATACCTATGGATAGGCTGCTCAGATAGTCGAGTACCCTCTAATCAAATCATTGATTTACTGCCAGGTGAAGTGTTTGTTCATCGCAACATTGCCAATATGGTCATTCATACTGACTTAAATTGTTTATCCGTACTCCAATATGCGGTTGAGGTGTTAAAAGTAAAACACATTATGGTTGTGGGTCATTATGGTTGTGGTGGCGTAAGAGCAGCCATGGGCACCAAACGTTTAGGTTTAATTGACAATTGGCTAGGGCATCTGCGCGACATTTACCGCTTACACAACGAAGAACTAGATTCACTAGATGACGTCAAAAGATTTAATCGTTTGTGCGAATTGAACGTTATCGAGCAAGTCGCCAACGTGACATCAACAACAATCGTACAAGAAGCTTGGGAAAGAGGCCAAAATGTGTCGGTTCACGGTTGGATATACGGTATCGATAATGGCCTACTCACCGATTTGGATGTCACGATTGATCGTGAAACCGCGATAAACGCGACAAAATAA